A genomic window from Chrysoperla carnea chromosome 3, inChrCarn1.1, whole genome shotgun sequence includes:
- the LOC123295438 gene encoding ubiquitin thioesterase otubain-like, with protein sequence MGDEIGNSSRLNEENLNQDELILQQQRQIEKEISESIPLVGELEQLSSLENEYTGDEVYQLKVKDLSSKYKSMRRTRPDGNCFFRAFSYAYIEKLLDTKKEYDEFTELAQNSKDNLVALGFPQFTVEDFHDTFMEVVQKIGKAASDSISKAKDELHKLFNEQGYSDYMVVYLRLLASGQLQKESDFYQNFIEGDRTVAEFCHQEVEPMYKESDHIHIIAICTALNVGVRVKYMDRGEGGQVIAHDFPEGSTPSVHLLYRPGHYDILYQL encoded by the exons ATGGGCGACGAAATTGGAAATTCATCACgattaaatgaagaaaatttaaatcaagacGAACTTATATTACAACAACAACGTCAAATTGAAAAAGAG atatctgAATCAATACCTTTAGTAGGTGAATTAGAACAACTATCATCATTAGAAAATGAATACACCGGTGACGAGGTGTAtcaattaaaagtaaaagatttatcatcaaaatacaAGTCAATGCGGCGTACACGACCAGatggaaattgtttttttcgtgCATTTAGTTACgcttatattgaaaaattacttgatacaaaaaaagaatatgaTGAATTTACTGAACTTGCACAGAATAGCAAAGATAATTTAGTAGCATTAGGTTTTCCTCAGTTTACTGTAGAAGATTTTCATGATACATTCATGGAAGTAGTACAAAAAATAGGAAAAGCAGCGTCCGATTCAATTTCAAAAGCAAAAGatgaattacataaattatttaatgaacaaGGATACTCAGACTATATGGTTGTTTATTTGAGATTATTAGCTAGTGGTCAATTACAAAAAGAAAGTGATTTTTATCAGAATTTTATTGAGGGTGATCGTACTGTTGCTGAATTCTGTCATCAAGAAGTCGAACCCATGTATAAAGAAAGTGATCATATTCATATTATTGCTATTTGTACGGCATTAAATGTGGGTGTACGTGTTAAATACATGGATCGTGGAGAAGGTGGACAAGTAATTGCACACGATTTTCCAGAAGGATCAACACCATCCGTCCATTTATTGTACCGACCTGGCCATTATGATATTCTTTATCAACTGTAA
- the LOC123295225 gene encoding dihydropyrimidine dehydrogenase [NADP(+)], with the protein MSTYNPKLSAVLPDIENLLQLNPRVSDKATVRPTAETKIIKKHWKRNIPKTCAKCPSVYENDFSDVKPTTLSERGALREAARCLKCADAPCQKSCPTQLDIKSFITSIANRNYYGAAKKIFSDNPLGITCGMVCPTSDLCVGGCNLQASEEGPINIGGLQQFATEIFSKMGIRQIRQPNLKPLKNADAKIDLFGCGPASLSCATFLGRLGYNNITIHEKRPYLGGLSASEIPQYRLPISVVNFEISLVQDLGVTIKTNYALSAKNGNTIQKHLNDGAKAIFIGIGLPEPTTQKVFEGLTPEMGYYTSKSFLPTVSEASKPSLCLCKQSQPTLPKLNGTVIVLGAGDTAFDCATSALRCGARKVFVVFRRGFTNIRAVPEEVEVAIEEKCELVGFLTPIKVNTNESGQICSVTFGRTEQKEDGTWITDTEQLSTLKTNFVISAFGSSLNDKDVIDAFKPLELTEYNLPKIDVLNMRTSHDAVFCGGDLSGITQTTVESVNDGKTAAWNIHCYLENLPKDTPPALPGFYTEIDEVDLSVDICGIHFENPFGLASAPPTTSSAMIRRAFEQGWGFVVTKTFGLDKDLVTNVSPRIVRGQTAGHVYGPQQSSFLNIELISEKCAKYWCESIKELKQDFPTKVIIASVMCCFDKDDWVKITKMAEAAGADALELNLSCPHGMGEKGMGLAVGQKEELVKEVSIWVREAVKIPFFVKLTPNITDVVSIARAAYEGNASGVSTINTISGLNLIKGDGKPWPGVGHDKRTTYGGLSGNATRPVGLRNVSAIANTFPGFPILGIGGIDSADVGMQFIMCGASAVQICSAVQNQDFTLIEDYCTGLKALLYLQNRLDGWDGQSPPTIKHQLGKPVERIKGENGKALPHFGPYKTIRDELIAKKNKEKKLLEQNKDQNGLTTNGTRNLKVPKISDMIGKSLPLIGAYQKLNNKEQVVALIDDDMCINCGKCYMACNDSGYQAITFDKDTHIPHVTDDCTGCTMCVSVCPIIDCITMVPKSIPHVLKRGLPVSDIHPVHPLKSQ; encoded by the exons atgtcGACTTACAATCCAAAATTAAGTGCTGTTTTACCCGATATTGAG aatttactACAACTGAATCCTCGAGTTTCGGACAAGGCTACTGTTCGTCCTACAGCTGagactaaaattataaaaaaacattggaAGAGGAATATTCCCAAAACTTGTGCA aaatgTCCAAGTGtgtatgaaaatgatttttccgaTGTAAAACCAACAACTCTTAGTGAAAGAGGAGCTTTAAGAGAAGCTGCTCGATGTTTGAAATGTGCAGATGCTCCATGCCAAAAATCATGCCCTACTCAATTGGATATCAAATCGTTCATAACGAGCATAGCTAATAGg AATTATTATGGAGcggccaaaaaaattttctctgatAATCCTTTGGGAATAACTTGTGGAATGGTGTGCCCAACGAGTGATCTTTGTGTTGGGGGATGTAACCTACAAGCTTCAGAAGAAGGCCCAATCAACATCGGTGGATTACAACAATTTGctacagaaatattttcaaaaatgggaATCAGACAAATAAGACAACCAAATTTGAAACCGTTAAAGAATGCCGACgctaaaattgatttatttggtTGTGGACCCGCTTCGTTGTCATGTGCTACATTTTTGGGGCGTTTAGGGTACAATAACATCACGATTCATGAAAAACGACCATACCTTGGAGGTTTAAGCGCATCAGAAATTCCTCAATACCGTTTACCGATATCTgttgtaaattttgaaattagctTAGTACAAGATTTAGGCGTAACCATCAAAACTAATTATGCATTGTCAGCCAAAAACGGAAATACAATACAAAAGCACTTAAATGATGGCGCTAAAGCCATTTTTATTGGTATTGGTTTACCAGAACCTACAacacaaaaagtttttgaaggATTAACTCCAGAAATGGGGTATTACACCAGTAAAAGTTTCTTACCAACTGTATCAGAAGCTAGTAAACCTAGTTTATGCCTTTGCAAACAATCACAACCAACTTTACCAAAATTAAATGGTACTGTGATAGTTTTGGGTGCAGGAGATACAGCATTTGATTGTGCAACTTCCGCCTTACGATGTGGTGCTAGAAAAGTATTTGTTGTATTTCGAAGAGGATTCACAAATATACGAGCAGTACCTGAAGAAGTTGAAGTAGCCATTGAAGAGAAATGTGAATTAGTCGGATTTTTGACTCCAATAAAAGTAAATACGAATGAGTCTGGTCAAATTTGTAGCGTAACTTTTGGAAGAACTGAACAAAAAGAGGATGGCACATGGATTACAGACACAGAACAACTctcaacattaaaaacaaactttgtaATTTCTGCTTTTGGTTCTTCCTTAAATGATAAAGatg TAATCGACGCATTTAAACCGTTGGAACTTACCGAATATAATTTACCCAAAATCGATGTTTTAAACATGCGTACTTCACATGATGCTGTATTTTGTGGAGGTGATCTTTCTGGAATTACACAAACTACCGTTGAATCTGTAAATGATGGTAAAACTGCAGCGTGGAATATTCattgttatttagaaaatttgccAAAAGACACTCCACCCGCTTTACCAGGGTTTTATACTGAGATTGACGAAGTTGATTTATCAGTAGATATTTGTGGCATACATTTTGAAAATCCATTTGGTTTAGCATCAGCACCTCCAACAACAAGCTCAGCAATGATACGACGTGCATTTGAACAAGGATGGGGTTTTGTTGTCACGAAAACTTTTGGTTTGGATAag GATTTAGTAACAAATGTTTCACCTAGGATAGTACGTGGACAAACTGCTGGCCATGTTTATGGACCGCAACAAtcatcatttttgaatatagaATTAATCTCTGAAAAATGTGCAAAATATTGGTGTGAAagtataaaagaattaaaacaaGATTTTCCAACCAAA GTAATAATCGCCAGTGTCATGTGCTGTTTCGATAAAGATGATTgggttaaaataacaaaaatggcCGAAGCAGCGGGTGCTGATGCACTTGAGTTAAATTTATCTTGCCCTCATGGTATGGGTGAAAAAGGAATGGGTTTAGCGGTAGGGCAAAAAGAAGAATTAGTAAAAGAAGTTTCAATATGGGTTAGGGAAGCtgtaaaaataccatttttcgtaaaattaacACCGAATATAACTGATGTAGTGTCTATAGCCAGAGCAGCTTACGAAGGCAATGCTTCCGGAGTATCAACGATTAATACAATTAGTGGATTGAATCTAATAAAGGGTGATGGAAAACCCTGGCCGGGTGTGGGTCATGATAAACGGACAACTTATGGTGGTTTAAGTGGTAATGCCACACGCCCAGTTGGTTTACGAAATGTTTCTGCTATAGCAAATACATTCCCTGGATTTCCAATTCTGGGTATCGGCGGTATTGATTCGGCAGACGTTGGTATGCAATTTATAATGTGTGGTGCAAGTGCTGTTCAAATTTGTAGCGCTGTTCAAAATCAAGATTTCACATTAATTGAAGATTATTGTACAGGATTAAaagcattattatatttacagaaTCGACTAGATGGATGGGATGGACAATCTCCCCCTACGATAAAACATCAATTAGGCAAACCGGTAGAAAGAATTAAAGGTGAAAATGGAAAG GCTTTACCTCATTTTGGACCTTACAAAACTATTCGCGACGAATTAATCgctaagaaaaataaagaaaagaaattattgGAACAAAATAAAGATCAAAATGGACTAACAACTAATGGTACAAGAAATTTAAAGGTACCAAAAATTTCAGATATGATTGGAAAATCTTTACCACTTATTGGTGCATATCAAAAGTTAAACAACAAGGAACAAGTTGTAGCATTAATTGATGat GATATGTGCATTAACTGTGGAAAATGTTATATGGCATGTAATGATTCTGGTTATCAAGCTATTACGTTCGATAAAGACACTCATATTCCCCATGTGACTGACGATTGTACAGGATGTACAATGTGTGTTTCAGTTTGTCCAATTATTGATTGTATAAC
- the LOC123295143 gene encoding acylglycerol kinase, mitochondrial yields MSAILTGVKTIREHWKKSILFSVLAYYGVDYLKDKFETNELMRVYCEEAVRFGNETTSVLETPRNITVILNPSANKAKAKVQFEKYCAPILHLAGLSVNVILTESEGHAKRILEKLDQTEAVVIGGGDGTVSEVITGLLRRCNNDASQNHVPVGVLPLGRSNTLAASLFPGGDKLSVVRSLADATMAVVKQNTKPIDLMKIEVQDDTNSKPVYAVNEIEWGVFRDARAVQDKYWYFGKLRNYATYIFNASQINSPYEATLVYSLPCPGCKNCKNVISNSENKWWKSLFGRSTSKQEAIQYVNVNPQCNQLIEKDVATTSISLRTTNTMDESNVDVPQLCINVGPDKIDYIDFVKQGVSQQPQIIDKVAARQVQLKPGIPESEEELSIDNESFELKPITVTLLPKAIKVFTK; encoded by the exons ATGTCGGCTATTTTGACAGGTGTTAAAACTATTCGTGAACATtggaaaaaatctattttatttagtGTACTTGCTTATTATGGCGTTGATTACTTAAAAGACAAATTTGA GACAAATGAGTTAATGCGAGTTTATTGTGAAGAAGCAGTACGATTCGGTAATGAAACTACTTCGGTATTAGAAACACCAAGAAATATAACGGTTATTCTCAATCCTAGCGCAAACAAAGCCAAAGCGAAagttcaatttgaaaaatattgtgctCCAATTTTACATCTAGCTGGACTTAGTGTCAATGTTATACTTACAGAATCCGAAGGTCATGCAAaaagaattttagaaaaacttgaCCAAACTGAAGCTGTTGTTATAGGTGGTGGAGATGGTACAGTTTCTGAAGTCATTACAGGACTTTTACGGCGTTGTAATAATGACGCGTCACAAAACCATGTACCAGTGGGAGTTTTACCTTTGGGCAGATCGAATACACTAGCTGCTTCACTGTTTCCTGGGGGGGataaattaagtgttgtacgtTCATTAGCTGATGCTACAATGGCTGTagttaaacaaaatacaaaaccaattgacttaatgaaaattgaagTTCAAGATGACACAAATTCAAAACCTGTTTATGCagtaaatgaaattgaatgGGGAGTTTTCCGAGATGCCAGAGCAGTACAAGATAAATATTGGTACTTTGGTAAATTAAGAAATTACGCAACTTATATATTTAATGCTTCCCAAATAAATTCACCATATGAAGCTACTCTAGTCTATTCGTTACCTTGCCCTggttgtaaaaattgtaaaaatgtgaTATCGAATTCAGAGAATAAATGGTGGAAAAGTTTATTTGGACGATCCACTTCAAAGCAAGAAGCAATACAATATGTTAATGTTAATCCACAATGTAATCAGCTAATCGAAAAAGATGTCGCCACTACTAGTATCAGTTTAAGAACAACAAACACAATGGATGAATCTAATGTTGATGTACCTCAACTTTGTATAAATGTTGGCCCTGATAAAATTGATTACATTGACTTTGTAAAACAAGGTGTTAGTCAACAACCACAAATTATTGATAAAGTAGCTGCACGTCAAGTACAATTGAAACCAGGCATTCCTGAAAGTGAGGAAGAATTGTCAATTGACAATGAAAGTTTTGAGTTGAAACCAATCACAGTAACATTATTACCCAAAgctataaaagtttttacaaaataa
- the LOC123296178 gene encoding bone morphogenetic protein 7-like, with the protein MIELYKLVNNKNALPGSTYPYNSFAIRSYMELNTSFARTHFVFGISSNELEYLKTANILEAELRIYRLWVNLEDETFAPLITPPYFLLKVYQVTDIEHLETPDIQILLNVHYVSYFNFGWQIFNIKSALQSWISGDKPNLGLLIIATTLFGDNLCVEFSRRDFQENVLQPIVIVYEGKTKDLSSQNLKSDENVYSSINNYSKIKIDTTTLPCQRNDFYINFTTLGWSDFILEPIAYNAYRCTGNCKYSLNFKWTNYAAIKTLLYELKMDNVTNSCCVPNALMPLNILYYSDLNTIILKRYDQMIIEDCTCK; encoded by the exons ATGATAGAATTATATaaacttgtaaataataaaaatgctttACCTGGAAGCACATATCCATATAATTCATTTGCGATTCGAAGTTATATGGAATTAAATACGTCTTTTGCCCGAACACATTTTGTGTTTGGTATTAGTTCTAATGAATTGGAGTATTTAAAGACAGCAAACATTTTAGAAGCTGAATTGCGGATTTATAG aTTATGGGTTAATTTAGAAGATGAAACTTTTGCACCATTGATAACACCCccgtattttttattaaaagtatatcaAGTAACGGATATCGAGCATCTTGAAACACCAGATATTCAGATTTTATTGAACGTTCATTATGTAAGCTATTTTAACTTTGGatggcaaatttttaatattaaatcagCTTTACAATCTTGGATATCAGGAGATAAACCAAATCTAGGATTATTGATAATTGCAACCACTTTGTTTGGAGATAATTTATGTGTTGAATTTTCACGACGtgattttcaagaaaatgtttTGCAACCTATTGTGATTGTATATGAAGGTAAAACGAAGGACTTGTcatcacaaaatttgaaatcag atgaaaatgtatattcgagtataaataattattcaaagatCAAAATTGACACAACTACATTGCCATGCCAacgaaatgatttttatatcaattttacaaCACTAGGATGGtcagattttattttagaacCAATTGCGTATAATGCATATCGTTGTACTGgaaattgtaaatattcattaaatttcaaatggacAAATTATGCAgctataaaaacattattatatgaattaaaaatggaTAATGTAACGAATTCATGTTGTGTACCAAATGCATTAAtgcctttaaatattttatattattcagatttaaatactattattttgaaACGATATGATCAGATGATTATAGAAGATTGTacgtgtaaataa
- the LOC123296492 gene encoding uncharacterized protein LOC123296492 translates to MLKNCTHHLQPLKKSSRSVLIHNKKVNNNKIIYRYINYLIKTEEPKEQERILRSEKFKLTNWKEKSSTFFMKQMKQMTKARPIEPDYFQKRTINRLWSRFLDCTNYLNVADEEYKKYEEQADILAKATNNTKALINISDKFDRLKKLDPLDYRKVLTLTNDVGVLNNKNTKQCCPIKSFSEFVHTTEIVKTTGSELIIYAPPTRKKRHFRLNVEDFANNYFSIRRRKFKP, encoded by the exons atgttaaaaaattgcACCCATCATTTacaaccattaaaaaaatcaagtcgaTCAGTATTAATACATAACAAAaaagtcaataataataaaataatataccgttatatcaattatttaataaaaaccgaAGAACCAAAAGAACAAGAACGTATTTTACGTAGTGAAAAATTCAAGCTAACAAATTGGAAG GAGAAAAGTAGTACATTCTTTATGAAGCAAATGAAACAAATGACAAAAGCACGTCCAATTGAACcggattattttcaaaaacgtaCAATAAATCGTCTGTGGAGTCGATTTTTAGActgtacaaattatttaaatgttgcagatgaagaatataaaaaatatgaagaacAAGCTGATATATTAGCAAAAGCAACAAACAATACAAaagctttaataaatatatcagataaatttgatagattaaaaaaacttgatcCATTAGACTATCGCAAAGTTTTAACACTAACAAACGATGTTGGAGtacttaataacaaaaataccaAGCAATGTTgtccaattaaatcattttcagaATTTGTTCACACAACCGAAATAGTTAAAACCACGGGTTCCgaattaattatatatgcaCCTCCCACACGCAAAAAAAGACATTTCCGTTTAAATGTTGAAGATTTcgcaaataattatttctcaaTAAGACGACGAAAATTTAAACCATGA
- the LOC123295222 gene encoding protein lethal(2)denticleless yields MNSVVSFYDKQLGNHFQRNYDVALQKLRCLKLDEYTIRHDNGEGPAPPILACKFAKAAGNQHIIALANEDGAIAIQNVNTEVKTNAYPEIDGKTSHLNAIFDLAWKYDDMKLVTASGDHTLRSWTITESDIREDRLFVGHDRSVKTVTFQRNGSSVFASGGRDSCIYIWDTRAAPRTEFTLKADKIINCSQLSIPKTAKKKGKYGWWYPSLMNSITGLEFQDDNTLISCCASDGTIRCWDMRKSYSAHNRMPISKHSLPYMGSSSTRRGYTNLLVDHSAVRLYASCLDNVIYCYNISTYSKNPVMTYVGHQIRNSFYVKTSLSPDSSYLLSGSVDEKAYIWNVRKQKPLLTLKGHAAEVTCVAWCQSGELILVTCSDDAKHKIWRVRDDETWKNDIIGSVEPVVCKTPKSEQKRLSEDESSPYNKKCRLSAQPSSARKRLLTEQQFQSPNKRSRSLFQDENSSDVNSLATILEGNNLGECSKEGDLTSQLTANLPNFVVDGTAPHLRIISPQKQKQNKDWISQIRKEKEIRCRMIEETTGAGPSSPKYQRLDSSELRLNNSPKNIKTPSRKSSRKPSLDTPPRAQSPLSRFFKITASTSANSNVKDMHCASSSISSNQVCTKHIL; encoded by the exons atGAATAGTGTAGTTTCGTTTTATGATAAACAATTAGGAAATC aTTTTCAACGTAATTATGATGTAGCTCTGCAGAAATTAAGATGCTTAAAGTTAGATGAATATACTATAAGACATGATAATGGAGAAGGTCCAGCTCCTCCAATTTTGGCATGTAAATTTGCAAAAGCTGCAGGGAATCAACACATCATTGCATTAGCGAATGAAGATGGTGCAATTGCTATTCAAAATGTGAATACTGAAGTCAAAACAAACGCATACCCTGAAATTGATGGTAAAACTAGCCATTTGAATGCTATATTCGATCTAGCTTGGAAGTACGATGATATGAAATTAGTAACAGCGTCTGGAGATCATACATTACGATCAtggacaattacagaatcggaTATAAGAGAAGATCGATTATTTGTTGGACATGATAGATCTGTTAAAACGGTTACATTTCAACGAAATGGCTCCTCAGTGTTCGCGTCTGGTGGTAGGGATAGCTGTATATATATTTGGGATACAAGAGCAGCACCACGTACAGAATTTACTCTTAAGGctgacaaaataataaattgttcacaGCTGTCAATACCTAAGACAGCAAAGAAAAAGGGTAAATACGGATGGTGGTACCCATCTCTTATGAATTCGATAACAGGACTCGAATTTCAGGATGATAATACTTTAATATCGTGTTGTGCAAGTGATGGAACAATTCGTTGTTGGGATATGCGTAAAAGTTATTCCGCTCATAATCGTATGCCAATTTCCAAACATTCTTTACCGTACATGGGAAGTTCTTCTACACGTAGAGGTTACACAAATTTATTAGTAGATCATAGTGCTGTTCGATTATACGCTAGTTGTCTAGATAATGTTATTTACTGTTATAATATTTCGACATATTCTAAGAATCCTGTTATGACTTATGTTGGTCATCAAATAAGAAATTCATTCTATGTTAAAACTAGCTTAAGTCCTGATAGTTCTTATTTACTTAGTGGAAGTGTTGACGAAAAAGCTTATATTTGGAATGTACGTAAACAGAAACCCTTATTAACTTTAAAAGGGCATGCCGCTGAAGTAACTTGTGTCGCTTGGTGTCAAAGTGGAGAATTAATTTTAGTCACATGCTCAGACGATgctaaacataaaatttggcgTGTTAGAGACGATGAAACCTGGAAGAATGATATTATTGGTAGTGTAGAACCAGTAGTTTGTAAAACACCAAAATCAGAACAAAAACGTTTGAGTGAAGATGAATCTAGTccatataacaaaaaatgtcgtttATCTGCCCAACCTTCATCAGCAAGAAAACGATTACTTACTGAACAACAATTTCAATCGCCTAACAAACGGTCCAGATCTTTATTTCAAGATGAAAATTCGAGTGATGTTAATTCACTTGCGACAATTCTGGAAGGAAATAATCTGGGAGAATGTTCGAAAGAAGGTGATTTAACTTCGCAGTTAACAGCAAATTTACCAAACTTTGTAGTAGACGGTACAGCACCACATCTAAGAATTATATCACCTCAAAAGCAAAAACAGAACAAAGACTGGATATCACAAATTCGTAAAGAAAAGGAAATTCGTTGTCGAATGATTGAAGAAACGACAGGAGCAGGTCCTAGCTCACCGAAATATCAGAGATTAGATAGTAGCGAACTTAGATTAAATAATagtccaaaaaatattaaaacacctTCACGTAAATCATCACGAAAACCATCGTTGGATACACCTCCTCGAGCACAGTCACCTCtttcaaggttttttaaaattacagctAGTACGAGTGCCAATAGTAATGTAAAAGATATGCATTGTGCTTCTTCGAGTATTTCTTCTAACCAAGTTTGTACCAAACATATTTTGTGA